GCATAAAAGACTGATATGATTTATTGTATAGCTGGGGATGGAAAATCGAAGGATCTGGTTCATCCATATCCGTTGAACGGAAGTCCGcaatatcaatttccataCCCAAAATCGACAAAGCCGTCCCTTTGATTGCGCTCAAGTGAGAACTGCCAGGCGATACTCCGAGATAATTATCGCCCATACATCCAGCGCGATAGGCAGGCAATGCGCGAAACATATTAGTTTCTTGCTGCTGGCCATTGTTCGACGTAGTTGAAGTGGGTGAAGTATATGCTGGACCTGTCGAGCTCCATGTTGATTGCATGCCATTTGAGGATTGAGCATAACCATATTGGCCCGATCCCGAATCCTGATAACCATTCGCCGGTTTGATATCCGCACCGCCTTGCATCAATCGATGCTCCAATTCCTGAATGCGAAGATGCAGATCTCGATTTTGTTGTTCGATTCCCTCCACATAACCCCGCGATGTCGCACGACCTGTTATTCTATCTGTCGTTTTACACTCGTTGTGGTTTTGGATACATGGCGAACAACCGCCAGCCAATCCATCGCATCGTATCTTGCGAACCTATAATCAAGAGAATATCATCGTTAGTCAGTTGAAACAATACCAAAAACGCATCGACACCATCgttcatcccatcttttcAGCGCCCACCCACTACTGGCTGGCTGCTAACTGACTAACCTTACAACGGTCGCAAGCTTGGCCAGTTCTCGTGGATGCCAgcagtttcttcttcacgGTATTTGAGAATTCTTCTGGATGTTGTTCCGATTTAATGTGCTTAGCAACGGGCGCATTCGAACCGTTTGGCTCACCAGAAGCATTTCGTTTTGGAGGCATCGTCGCAACTAATGCGCCGGAAAACGCCGTATCATGTAGTGAGGTGGAAGAAGCCGTTGGACACCCAATCCGTCGCTTCTGTCGGTTCTCAATTATATTGTCCGCCGATACTTTGTCACTGTTGGATTCTCCTATGAGCGATCCGTGAAATTGCCATAAAGCATTGGTGTAAGGATTGACCAAATCGAATTGTCGATTGAGTCGCTCTTGGTGATTAGTTTGAGTATGAGGTGAATTGAATTGCGACAATACACCGAGACCACCATGAAATATCATTGTGAGCAGCGAAAGCCAATTGGATTGGAGTGTGTTCGTTCTTGCTGGGGCTAGTGCCGATTGAGATACGGGTTCCGCCTTAAAGTTCAGGCAGGCTTGATACCGTCACTCTCTTCCAAGTGGTGAAgtgaaggagagggagaacGAGCTGATGCAATTGAACCCTGCGACCGCTCATCTATCAAAAACCAACATGTGGGACGGAGACGAAGATGGAATCCTCATGCAATGATGATACGGGGAGATGGAATCTGTCtaggaggtggtggtggtggtggtggtagtagTATCATAAAGGTAAAGATGTATATAATGGCGATGTATCATAAAGGGGGATGCATATGTCAAATATATCAACCAAAATATAATAGTTGTTAAAGATAGCACATCTAGATCGACTTGGTTTGACGTTACAGCATCTATGAATACCAAGGTGTTCTATttcaagaataaagaaaaacaagataTCAAGCTTCAGATCAAGGGACAACAAAAGCTTCTCCATATGTCGTCCTAAAACGATATGCTAAAAGAAGAGCAGGAGCAGATTACCCTCTcgagagatgagaatgataaGAAAAACCTTGGAACAAAAGCTTCCTCACACATCAATCGTCAATCTAAGATTGAattcctttctcctttttcgTGCCTCGATTCTGGATGTTTCCGTAACTTTATATGTCAACAAGCCCCCTTTGCTCTCATCTTTGGTCTTCAGACTAAACGCACCTACCCATTgaataacaaaaaaacattccGAATTACTCAAGAACACATCGAGAAGAATTCTAGAACTCATTCCCAATGCCGAGCTCGATTCTGATTCTAGACCGTGTAGCAATAACATTGTAGAATGTCCAGACTCCTTGcgtcatcccatctcatcccatctctatTGCAAGAACCGGGGAAGATCAACTATGTCTTTCCCTCCCTAGCACTGCTATCTACGACACATACTCGATCGCATGCCTCGAGTCTGAATACCAGAGTCTGGTACTCACTCCTCCTCCCCGCCCCTAGGGGATGCAACACCACCAGCTACCCGTCACACAATCCCCTCCATCCCTTTCCTCTCACCCAGTCCGCATCTCGCGGGAAATGCCCATGCCCAAGCAATGACACTCCCCTCATTTCATAGGGCCAAATTGAAAAACATGGCTTACACGTGGCTTATTCTTTGTCCCCCGCACTCCCAACCATTGAAAAAGTACAACAACAAGAGTCTCGAAATATCAGCTCAGGAATGGCTTGGCATCCTCGCCTCCTGTGATTGAAGTATCACAAAGAAAGATCTTGGCTGGTTCTGGAACCGTCATCTTTCTTAacaaattgaaaaggaaaaggtctTTGCTGTCGGGATTCGAGAGGTCGCCGGATACGTCGTATGGATGGAAAAAACCCATCTTTAGCGAGAAGCGTAAAATAACCTTTGAGCCAAGAGAACGCTTCATAAATAGGTATCCAATTACCATTCATTTACGATTGTCTATTTTCGTATTGCAAAAACTTCTctcttggaagttggaacagagaggcaaaagaaaatatcaacaatttGCTAACTTGATCAGAAATAGTTTTCAGCTCGGGGCGATAGACTCGGAATCCCATGCATGCCATGCTCGAGCCCAGCCAAGCATCGCATTCGTAACAAAGCGAACAGTCCAAAAAAACGTGGGAAAATAAAGCAATTGATAAAAGGTATTGGAACGATACTGTAATCTTTGCAGACCATCTTTGCATGTACTCCTATAcataatttaaaaaaaaagaatgcCACCAGATACATCCATCACAACACCACTTGCAGTGtctcaaatcccaaattcAGATCAGCATCACGTGATACATAATGATCCCCCGTAACATCACGAAGACCAACCAACTCCATACGCCGCCAACGACCAGAAATCAATTCCAGCCAACCAAAGAGgaagcaaaaaagaaacaatccACCAAATCCATTTCACAACTCCCCAAACCACGCCAAAACTCTCACAGCACCCACACCTCAAACCCTCAAAAATGGCACCCGCGCTTCTCCAATCCATCCCCCTAGAGCATCTCCCCGAATCGCATACCCTCCACATCGCCCTATACCGCAACCTCACCAACGCCTCTTTCCTGCACCAACAACTGCTCACCGGAAACACCGATTTTGAATATGCGTTTATCGATGCGAGCGTTGTATGTTCTCTCCATCgttcccctcctctcctccctcgcAAATTACTCATTACCCCTCCATTGCCCCACCATcagattcatttttatatcatcACGTGACTAATCTCGAACTCGGGGTGTGGATAGGTCCTTTCGAAATTACATATTTTAGCAGCGGCATACAGGGCGATAAATGATGCGttggaagaaagattgaagagTCGAAATATTCATTCGGAAATTGTCTTTTCGCTGAGTATGAATAATAATGTATGTTcgcttctgcttcttcccTCCTATTCTGTGTTCGTCTTCTCTTTGTTGTACACTCGGTTGGTACATGGTCACGTTTCAATGTACACTAAGTTATCTGGCACGATATTCGTTTCAAACTTTCATCGTTTCTATCGCTATAACGATTCAGAAAATCTCCCGAATGAATAAACTAACGCCCCCTCAAGATCGCAGAATCTTTCCGTCGCTTCGGTATAACCCCTTCCACCACCTCACTCCTAGTCGTCAAAGTAGCACCCGCATCCTCCGCATCTCAAATCTCGGAACATCTTTCGTCTGTAGTTGAAGGCGAACCTGTTCCGTTTGATGATGAGTCTCTAGCAAGTATGGTAGATATTGCGAGGGTGAAGAAACTTTACAAGTTGAATGCtcttggtggtggtgggaaGAAAAGTGGTGCAAATGGTGTCAGTGGAAAAGCTGAGAATAAATTGGACGAGAGGAAAGAATTGGAGATTATGGTTCTGGGGGCGATGGCATTGAGGGGTGCTACTAATTAGATAGGTCTGgtggaagaatgaaatgaattttaattctGGTATTCGGGTCGTTTTCTTCTGAATATCGGTTCTTTCGATGTGAATTCTCATCTTGTGTACCGCTGCAAAAAACTCTATAGTCGAAAGGTAAGATTTCAACACCGAATGGAATGATGGGCTTCAAAGTAGATTTTCAGAAGTGCGAGGTACGTTTACCAATCGGTTTGTGTTATGTTCCACTAGTAACATTAATGTTAGTCTTGCTTGCGTCTACGAATACTTGAAGGCTTACTGGAATACCTGAATTGCTCACTTCAATGCAAAGGAACTTGCGAGCATACTCCCCCTCCCCTGCTACTGCAGATGGATCCAGTTTAAGCTTATTCTTCAGAATATCAGATGTTGGCTGTTTGAGATAGTAATGGCAGCGAGCCTCCCGACGCCAATGCTGCATACTTTACGCTATTTTGAGTTCCTCCAAGGATATCTATGGGATGAAGTGTTTTTTGCTGTCTTTCCATACACTACCACCGCCACTATTCAATATGAAAACCACTCATATAATGCTCGCGAGTAGTCATGGACTCGCTAGGGGATGTAATACTCCACTTTATTTGGAAAAATTTCGGTCTATGGTGAAGTAAGTTGACTTTTGAGTAGAGCTAACGCCAAGAATCTCGATTGATCATCAACAACCGAGTATCAAACAGCTACCAGTCGGTTTCGGTAGTGTCCCACTGCAAGACTAACGT
The Botrytis cinerea B05.10 chromosome 5, complete sequence DNA segment above includes these coding regions:
- the Bccgi121 gene encoding Bccgi121; translated protein: MAPALLQSIPLEHLPESHTLHIALYRNLTNASFLHQQLLTGNTDFEYAFIDASVVLSKLHILAAAYRAINDALEERLKSRNIHSEIVFSLSMNNNIAESFRRFGITPSTTSLLVVKVAPASSASQISEHLSSVVEGEPVPFDDESLASMVDIARVKKLYKLNALGGGGKKSGANGVSGKAENKLDERKELEIMVLGAMALRGATN